Genomic window (Rosa chinensis cultivar Old Blush chromosome 6, RchiOBHm-V2, whole genome shotgun sequence):
GACGATAAATTGCGAGATGCAAATGACTGCATCTTTGGAAAACCAAGGATGGTAGAGGATATACTGACTGACTTGCTGATGCTTGAAAATCAGCTGCCATTCTTCATTCTCAAGGACCTTTTCGACTCAATTGCAAACAGAATTAAAGTCCCTAGTGTTGAGAGGCTTTCCATACGGTTTCTTCATCAGGAGTTTTCAGTTGGTGTCACAACTTTCGGGGGAATGTCATTAGAGGAGTTATTGACAAAAATAGATTCTTCCAACGAAGAAGTGCAACATCTTGTTGATCTCTTAAGAAAGCTATGGATAGCTCCTTTATCGAATGAACAAAGAAAATCTgccaccaaaaagaaaaaatctgcaACAGCACCTAGCATTGAAAAGCTACACCTGGCAGGAGTCAAATTTAAGGTCAAATCAGACACGAACTTGTTTGACATACGATTCGATAAAGGGATTCTAATGATTCCAAGATTGAATATAGAGGATCCAACAGAGATTATACTTAGAAATTTAGTTGCCTTTGAACAATGCAGTACTACTTCTGACGATTATTACATTAGTGATTATGTTAGCATGATGGATGAGTTGGTGGACACTCCAAAAGATGCGGAGTTGCTTGTTAAGTACGACATTGTTAAAAATGATCTCGGAGGTGGCGATCACCAGTTGTCTAGCTTGATCAACAGCCTTTCAACTGGGATTCTATATGACTCAGGAAACTTCTATTATGGTGATCTTTGTGAAAACCTGAACAAGTTCCACCGTACGAAGTGGCACCATAGCCTGGCAATTCTGAGACGCGATTATTTCAACACCCCTTGGGCAATTATTTCTTTCGTGGCAGCAGTTGTTGTCATCATATTCACTGCCGTTCAAGCTGTCTGCTCAATTATCTCTCTGAAGTGATCGAGCGTTTCTTCACTCTGTCGACTCTGCTATCTCATCCTTTTCCATCACTTTGGAGGTAAACGGTCTTAGTTGAGGCCATGAGTGTACGAGGAGACCAgcttttcttggagtgaatgcAGAGTGTACGTGCTTTGTTGTTTCAACTGTGCTTGTAGCTAGGTTAATATCAACTTAGTATCATTGTTGAGTTGATTGAAGCTAGCGAACTGCTTGTTCAGTTTGCTACGTTGttaaaatgtattttttttaaatcgTCAACGCCGTTAAATTTTTAGGGGTAAAAGCGATACTTCATGTATTTTGGTATAGTAAATCAATTTTAAAACaatgaaaatccaaaataatccCCAAACTTTGACGTTGGGGAGACTCAAACACATCCCAACACATATGGGAatgaaagccccaaccaccagAATGCTTGCTTGTTGTTAATATGTggtaaacaaaaattatatatatcatttactTTAAAAACACTTTTTCTTTGACCGTTCTGTCATCTTCCTTCTCGTGTTGCAGCCTCTGCAAGTagatctctctcctccttcttcatTCCAGATTCCCAGCCACAAAGTTTCTTActattaatttttcttcttaagTTGCAAATACTAGTAGCCCAAAATCTCAATCGTTCCTTCTTCAattcttctatttcttctttcttttcttctgttttcttcatctcttttcttctttcttttcctctgttAATATATCTGGAGATCAAAACTCGAACTCGCCGGCTTTCATGGTGTATTTGCCTCGGTAGATGGTTTTGAACAAAATACCTCGGTTTTGAGCCGAGGCCAGccctgactctctctctcttctctcttcagaAACTACATCGGAAAACCCGAGAAGCTTTTGGGCTTCACTCTGCCACCGTCACCAGTCGTTCGGAGTAGGAGTCGGAGGAGACGACACTCTGAACACTGCAACCCACTCCACCCTGCATCCTAGCGTGCCCCGGATATCATGGGCGAAAGACTAAGCAGTGTGGCGTCCAAAATCATAGGCGGAAATGGCATCCTCCACCGTTCTGTCGCCTCCTCTCATCGGCTCTGCGCCGGCATGGACCTCCCCATCGGCAAACACATCGTCCTTGACAAACCCCTTCCCATCAACAACGAGCTTGTCTGGGACAACGGTACGTCGTTTCCCCAACCCTGTATCGATCACATCACCGACACCAATGGAAAGTGCAGAGGCTAGGAGGTTGGAAACGTCGTCGGAGGAGATAAGGCGGTCGACGATGAGGATTAAGGAGTCGGTGTGGGGGACGAGGGAGTTAAAGGGTTTCAAAATGGCGAGCTAGCGAGTAAGGGTCTTGGTGTCCGAGACCAGGTCGAAGATCTGGAGGCTCACGGGGTCCGGGAGCCGATCGAAGTCGTCTATTTCCATcctcagaaagagagagagagagagagagagagagagagagagagagagagagagagagagagagagagagagagagagagagagagagagagatgggaatGTCAtggttttggtggaggagaagaagaggatggagaCGAGTGGTGAGAGAAgatgaatagtaaaatgacGAAAATATCATTCAAAAGTTGACGGAGTTAACGATTATACTGTTGCTAGGTACGAAAATTAGGTTGGGCTCAAACACTCAGGTActattttgatatattttgaagtatatttatgaaaattaatagtctggaaaagttcagacactgtttggacgaatttccatatatatatatatatatatatttcacttgattccgctgcatactctgtgattttgtgtttttgcTACTGCATTGTTGTGATGGGTGGTGATGAAATTGAAGGTCAGGGATCCAAGATCAATGAGGTCCAAAAGGTTGAGGTTTCTATCCGAAGTTCAGACggtggttcttttgggggtACGAAACTCAATAGTACCAATTTTCGAacgtggaagaagattatgtttgTCCATCTTCGTGgcatacacaagatggggcatgtgactggaacaaccAAAGCTCCTAGTGAGGAGGATGTGGATGCCTATCTAAGTGGGAGGTTGATGATGGATCTGTGATGGCAATCTTATTCAAAGCCATGACTAAAGATGTGCTACAATTGGTGGAAGAGTGTGAGACTGCTGAagcaatatggaagacattgggggatttatatacaaatgaatctgattttatacatgttcatgaattgatgtgcaaaACTGCCAGtttgcaacagaatgggcaaccagtagctgtgtatttcaccaagctgaagaatatTGGGctaaaattgatcagaagcatCCTTGCAAGATCAGGAATgaagaagatcttgtgtggtaccagtaGGAGAAGGAACTTGAAAAGGTTCATGTATTcttgagagggcttgatgagaagcatagcagtgccaagggagaattgctcagaatgacagaccttCCTAGTTTGAACATAGCTTTTACATACAttcgcaaggatgagtctcagcaggaaagtgcCAAACATGCACAgattgaagtatctagcctagccattcaggccaagtcaccaGTACTTTTCCTTCAGCAGCAGAGTTCCGCCCCACTTTATTAGCAAGGTTTCCCACCAGGCTTCACTAACCGCCCTCGTCCTCAATAATCTTATTGCAAAGACCTTGGACATGTtcgagagacttgttggaaactGAATTGGTACCCTAAAAAGAAGGGTCATCATCCTAAGGCGAAGGCAGCTGCAGTTCAgttggtccaagaaccagacTTCTATGGTGTGGCAGGACAAGATCATCGTATGGCAGGTGGGgctactcctacagcctctgtagctggtcgtggtaagattggtatggctttaaaggtttctaactttgttggttctgatacacggattattgattctaatgcctccgatcatatgacttatgataaatcatattttattgaattgtcttccccaccagtgtcctatgtaaccaatgccaatggtgaggcttttcatGTGTTAGGATAAGGGTCAATTCATATTACTCCcaccttagaacttcataatgtgttatatgtgcctgacttgtctcaccatttgatATTTGTTGCCCAATTGAATattgagtctaaatgctccgtagccttttatcctatgtatgtgatttttcatgaTCTTCTCACCAGTGAGAtaatcggtcgggggtatctgaggggcaagttgttccatctggatcaaaCATACGCAGGGTAGAAACCAGGAACACAGTCCcgcgccgctttgacttcgagttctgataagctaagtcagatttggttgtggcatcgctgtttagggcatccctcttttagtcttatgagaaaaaccatgcctactttgtttattggtgtggataagtctattttacattgtgaaacatgtgttttggccaagagtcatcgtgcaacttattctcctagtatttctaataaaagtgttattccttttgagttgattcattctgatgtttagggaccttctagagagcccactatatcgggtatgagatactttgtgttgtttattgatgattgcataagattgtcatgggttgctcttcttaaaaccaaagatgaagtttttccagcttttcaaacctttcgtactcttgttcaaatACAATACCAtaacaccattaaagtccttcgttttGACAATGGGGGAgagtatgttaatcatgttttccaatagtttttcaaaacccatgggattgttcaccaaactacgTGTctacaaacaccagaacaaaatagagtgtctgaaaggaaaaaccgtcttAGTTTGACAGAACCCGACCCAAGTTTCACCCTAAAACCCGGATACGAGCCTGTGGGACCCACTTTAAGTGAAATCCTACCAAAAAatcgacagaacctcccctaaaattgGCTACCCAAAATTTTACAAAACCTGGACATGCTTAAAACTAAACTCACACTCCTAGATACATTCCAATATTTACATTCCAAGTGAATATGTTACATTCTGATAGGACAAGTGTCACCTTAACTTCACTACGATAATAGATTCTCAAACATTAACATTCTCCAAAGTAAACTGGTTATCAGAGCAGATATACACAattaagccgatatcatacaaggtaggttaagtaataacctacagaCAAAACAGAAGAGCAAATTCCTATGCCTCAAGTTCCTGGACGCGATCTaggcaaatctgaaatctgggcatttgaaaaacaaacggcccaggggaaaacatttaaaatccgttagagtgagtggacaaaactgaaataattaatgaaactgatgcttgaatgctttcccatttcctcattactaaaaaaaaaaatccgacaCGCAGCGAGATTTTAAAACAATCCAAATCCTTCCTTTAAAACTATCCTTTCATGAAAATCGTTCGATGACTagagaggactgctgtctaatcatctcatgccatctggaagggactgtcgtccagatgacgcatcggatgggactacCAACCAGAATGTAGGAGGCAgtggttagaggggactgccgactaaccacaggtagttagagggGACTACCAACTAATTACctcatctggaggggactgccgaccataTGACTCaccggaggggactgccgaccgggttatagtctggaggggactgccgaccagactattacctagagggGACTGTCGACTAGATAATGTACGCATGCGCCGAAACTAGCCTCCTTGCCAACTCCtttctttaaattcttttcttttcacaaaaaccacatttactcaaataataATCCATTATAAATTTAATACtgtgctgcatgcattatttaaataaaacaaaagtctACTCACAGGTGAATCTCGCAGCTAATCCTGCTGCCTGCCCGTGTCCTTCTCGCTTGAGGGCTCAATACGTCCTGTGGTAAAAGGacaggatataattaacctcgACAAGAAATTAATTTAAGAGTTAATCCTTTGGAATTAATACTCATTACCCAAAAGAAATTTCCTCTAACAAccaattcttcaatttaggATTCAATTCTCAAATTTCAGAATTCCTTACAATGTCAATGCCATCTAAACTCTTTAACAACTCAACCATAATTTAACcaccaaaatataaaataattccTTCCCAAAATTCCCAATTTCTCTCTTAATTTTCCCTTTTTAATCCACAATCACTTCTCCAACTTCCAGCAACCACATCCAACCTCAAACTCCAATGAATCTTACTATCCAAACAACCTTAAAtctaacacaaaactcaaagattaaatcCAATTCCTCAACTTATTTAGCTCAAAATCATCTTCACAACACACCCAACAATTACCATACCTACAACAACAACAGCCAAATTCAAGCAGAATTGGCCGGAAAGATCAAACAAAAATCAAGAACTCGACAGGTACTGTTCACAccctcaaacaccttcaaatcttcctccaccgatcaaaataagctgcaacaaggttaggaacacgTTCAGCActtcaccaacaaccaaaaccctcaAAGAATCCGGGCGGAAACCTCCAGAAACTGGAGATCAAAGAAAATCCCGATTTTTCCCATTTCTGAAATtctcttcaaaactcaaaaaccaagACTACCCAAAGTGAAAAACTTGCATAACTAGGtagagaagaaggagaggatcaCGCCATGCCAAACGATtcgtcctggggtggccggacggcgacgaaATAGccggaaaaccaaaaacggcgaaaaggagaagaaaggaggAGGGGGAGGTCGGGTCTGTCTCGATTTGGCAGCTTTGACTTCTCTCTCCTCaatcccaaaatggaaattctttaaaaaaaaccactatgaatagtaacttccctTTTTGGTCACAACTTTCCGGATAAAACTCCGATTTAgccaaactacgtgtccacgaactcgatttttcgtatacTACGGCATTCACAAAGAAATTCCCTAATTTACCGAACtcaagaaaaagtcactcctcagTCAATAATGGTAAAATGTAACTAGTAAAAATTTTAAGGTACAGGGCATTACATagttgatatggctcgtgccttctctttagtgctcatatgcctaagtatctttgagGCAATGTTGTacatgcttcctcccatcttatcaatcgtctaccatctagtgtccttcaggtaAAAATttcatttgaggttcttgcaacTCATAtatccttaccttcatttcataatcttccagctagtgtctttggttgtgttgcttttgtccatgtccctaaaaaccagaggtctaaattggatgcccggccacttaagtgtgtgtttgttggctacggaggctattagaaagggtacaagtgctatcatcctcCTACCAgcaagtactatgtcactatggatgttactttctttgaggacatgagctatttttcctcttcagatacagctcttcagggggagaattcatattttgaagagctgtatcatggagaagAGGAGGAATTAAAAGGAGGAGAGGAAGTGACGCAGGCAgaaggtattttgacggatccagttAAGACCATCAACTTGTCACCTCCAGAAGCAAAAACTCCAGACATCCAAGCACAAGTTTCAATCACTGAAAATGAAGTTgcagacacaactgcccctcagGTTATAGCtcctacccctgacccacagcttcctgatACTGAAGATCACTCATCTGAGATATGTCCACCCACTGGTACTAATAGTAGTGAATCTAATGTTGGGCAATAtttgttaccaaataggactaCTCGGGGTCAACCAACCAAAAGAtttgaacctactcttactgccaaatcaaaatacccagtagccagttatatgtccactaggaggttatctaagtcatatgaatcatttgtaaATCAAATATCTACTGTATCAGTGCCTAACAAAGTGCaagatgcattgggggatctaAAGTGGAGGAaagcaatggaggaagagatggaggtgttgcagaagaacaatacttggcaacttgtgcctccaccacaaggcaagaaggctgtaagttgtcgttgggtgtttaccgtgaagcataatgcagatgaaTCAATGATTgatacaaagcacgccttgtagccaAGAGGTTTACTCAGACATATGGcatagactacgatgaaacatttgctcatgttgccaagatgaacaatATTTGGATTCTGCTCTcttttgctgctagtttaaactggccactccgacagtttgatgtcaagaatgcattcctTCATAGAGAGTTAGCTGAGAAGGTGtaatgagccttccacctgggtatgtagttgcttctcctgatgattttgtatgcaaattgagaaattctatgtatggtctcaaacagtcaacccgtgcttggtttggaagatttgcACAGTTCATGCAAAAGGTTGGTTACAAAAAaaagcaactcagaccataccttgttcctcaagcatcaacaagggaatgtaacagctctaattatttatgtggatgacatggtaatcactggcagtgatactgttgagatggatagactgcagagacagctagcctctgagtttgagatgaaggacttggggtgaacttaagtacttcttaggaattgaggtagccagggggagagaagggatctacTTGTGCCAGAGcaagtacgttcttgacttgctgacagagacaggatTATTGGATTGCAaacctattgatactcctattgagcagaaccattgtttagctgagtatccagatcaggtacctactgatcgagctcgctatcagaggttagttgggcgtttgatttatttggctcatactagaccaaaTGTTGCATAtttagtgagtgtggtgagtcagttcatgcataaccttagtgagagtcacatggatactgttatgcgaattttgaagtacttaaagtctgctccaggaaggggagtgttgttttctaaacacaacaacattcttgaggtttgtggcttcacagatgcagattgggctgaaAACATTACAGACAAGAGgtcaacatcaggttactttacctttgtaggaggtaatttggttacatggaagagtaaaaAGCAAAAtgttgtggcacgatctagtaCTAAGGCCGAATATAGAGATATGGCTCagggagtgtgtgaattgctgtggttgagaaatctgttacgtaatctgggtttcaaactcaaaagtactatgcagttgtattATGACAACAAGGCaactattgacatatcacagaattcagtacagcatgatcgtactaagcatgtaaAGGTTGACCGTCACTTTATAAatgagaagctagatgccaaaattattagttttccttTCGTTACAATTGAAGGGCAACTTACAGATATACCAGGAAAGTGTTTTacgactcactaagcaagttaggcatggttgatgtgtatgTGTCAACTTGAAGGgaagtgttagtgtgagtcatgaCATAATATTAGGAAtgaaatatattgtaattatattGTAGTTAGTGCTTATCTATTCTTTGTGTGGTAGAGAATACAAACTACAATTGTATtcttgtaatcctctttatatacctctattgtgagatgaatagtatatcaaacaattcattctctcaatattTTATTGTTCTGTTTGACTAACTTGAAGAGGAATGAGATTCATAAAGCGTAGTTTGATGGATTACCGTTATCAATCAGGTACAAAACGATCTGTTATATATGCTGTGGTCGACCAGTTCTGTTCCTCAGCTTTGTTCCCGTCTacaaatcagaaatagaaaatcCAAGAACTAATTAATCCATTAAGAAGAGAAAGACATTGTTATTTGGGAAAGACCAGTGAAGGATTTGAAGCTGTTTAAAATATGAGATACATTCTTAGTGGAATTGGGAATTTTATTCAAAACCCCATGAATATCTTTGAATATCTCACCAATACCATCatctatattttattgctagttTGATTCCTTTAATCCAAGTTCACAATATTGAATTCATGGCATCTGTCATTATGTTACCGTTAGATTTACAACTTCCAAAATATTAGTTAAAACCTGTAAAATTTTCACGTGATTTTTTGTTCACCAAAAGACGATCTATGTGTTCATAAAAGTAGTGACATACATGAGTTTTATAGTCGATAAATTTGACTAGCTAACGGAAAACTTGTAAGTTTGTAACAAAGTCGTAGCGGTAGCGTCCAAAAGTACATTATTTTTATTCATGCACATTAACAAATCAGTGTGAAAGTAATAATAAAAGTCAAAAGTCACTAGATTGTGTATACGCGGTTACGAACTATTTGAAATCCATTATAAATATAAGAGTCCTCGGCTCAAAACATCAAATAAGTATATACCCTATGCCAGTTTTGAGCTAAGCAATTGCTTCATAATGGGTGCACACTACTAGTAGTAGTAGATGAAACTCATATATATGTGCTGACCAATTTTTCCATCAAGGAGGCAACAAGATTAACCAACGGAATAATACTCTATAtaaggaaataaagaaaaacaaaaaaaacaaaaaaagagagtgGGAACTTTTCCACACTACTACAGCAACCCTCACACAAAACCCACAAAAACCTCTACTACAGGTTCCAACTTGTACACCTACCCCCTCAATACCAATCAAAACGACGTGTTTTGATCCTTCCTAGTCTTACAAGGGATCCATTTGGGTCACCACAATGGGGCTCCGAACCACATGCTGCTTCCCATCGCTCCAATATAGCGCCCCGAACACACCCCCCGACTCACCCAACACGATGTTGCTTCTATCCACCGCCACCGTCACCAAGTAGCTCCGCTTCTTCACCGCCTCCGTGAACACCAGCTTCGACGGCTTCACCGTCACCTTCACTCCTTTAGGCGCCTCTATCATGGGCCTGTATACCGCATTGGGCTGGCCCACATTCGTCACCGTCCGAATAAACGTCTTGCTGGACGGCCCCGCCGAGGAAGTCGGAAACAACGCGGCGATTGACGGGTAGTTCAGATTTCCCGGCGAAGTCTTTTTCCCCGGACATTTCGGCGGCGACCGAGTGATCACCTGGATTACTCTCGGCCCGTACCCGACCGAGCAGAGAAACCGGACGTAATCCTCACCGGTGATATCATATACCAGACCCGGGTCCATGGCCCGATCCAAATTCAAATGACCCGCCCCTAAATCATAAGGAGTGGAGGGATTTCCAGTAGCTTCATCAGTCATGGTCTTGTTCTGATTATTGGTGATGCCAGCAGTCGTCATCATCGCCGATCTTATCACCGCCGGACTCCAATCGGGGTGAGCCGACTTGAGCAGAGCGGCGGCTCCGCTCACGTGAGGGGCAGCCATTGATGTTCCCGAGAGGATATTAAACTCTGTTTTCCGGTTATCCGCATCCAACCCGGTTGGGCCCACCGCGTCGGTCCAAGCAGCGAGGATGTTAACTCCGGGAGCGATCAGATCCGGCTTCAGAATCTCCGGGTTCAATCCGTTTGGCCCTCTACCCGAAAACGAAGCAACCACCGGAGCCGGCTTGATTCCGATCACAGTCCCCTGGAAGTCGATAGTAGCTGAAGGAGTCTTGGTGGACGACACATAAGCTTTGACGGCGTCACCTTCGTCGGCGCCGACAGCTGCGGTGGGGAGAAGGTGAGCATCGCCGACGAGTCCTTCGCCGTTGGAGATTCCGTTAGCCAGGATCATCCCCACACCTCCTGCTTTCTTCACCACCATACCTTTCGCCACTCTGGGATTGTTTCCCCTGTCGCAAATTACGATTTTGCCCCTCACCTGACGCGGGTCCAGGGAGTTCTCCATGCACAGTGAAGTAGAGAGCATACCTGACTTTCCGGGATAGACCAGAGGGTACATCTTCCCCTTCAGCGGAGCTCCGGCGTATAGAGAAACGCCAGAGAGTCTCCGGCCGTCGCCTAGGACTACCACCGCCGGGAAGTTCCGATCGATTGTTCCCGCTCCGACAGTCGTCAGCCAAGGCGCCAGGTTCGTCACCGACATTCCGTTAGGTCCGTCGTTCCCGGCGGAGGCCGAAACAAACACTCCATGCGAAACGGCGCCGAATGATCCGATTGCAATCGGATCGAGATAATAGGGAGAAGAAATTCCATCGCCGCCTCCAATTGAGATTGAAATGACATCAACGCCGTCGTTGACGGCGGCGTCGAAGGCGGCCAGAATATCGGAGTCGAAGCAACCGGAGTCCTTCCAGCAGACCTTGTAGACAGCCAAGCGAGATTTCGGAGCAACTCCCTTTGCGATGCCGGAAGCGTAGCCGGACATGCTAGCCTCGAAGGCGTACCGCCCGGCGGCGGTGGACGCCGTGTGAGTCCCATGGCCGTCGGCATCTCTGGGAGACCGGAATTCAACTGAGCCGTTGATCGCGGTTATCGGACCGCCAGCATTGGCGGCGGCTTCATGACCTTTGATGAAGAACCGAGCTCCGATCACCTTCTTATTGCAATTCCGAGCTGTAAATTTAACTCCGGTCTCACAGACCCCTCTCCACCGCTTCGGAACCGGACCGAGATTCCTATCGGAAAAGCTCCGACGCTCCGGCCAAACTCCAGTGTCGAAAACCCCGACGATGACGTCAGAGCCGTAATCGGATTCGGACCAGAGCCCCTTCTGGTTTCTCAGGCCGAGGAACTGCGGCGAGCGGGTGGTGTGGAGCTGGCGGC
Coding sequences:
- the LOC112169217 gene encoding UPF0481 protein At3g47200 produces the protein MVEDILTDLLMLENQLPFFILKDLFDSIANRIKVPSVERLSIRFLHQEFSVGVTTFGGMSLEELLTKIDSSNEEVQHLVDLLRKLWIAPLSNEQRKSATKKKKSATAPSIEKLHLAGVKFKVKSDTNLFDIRFDKGILMIPRLNIEDPTEIILRNLVAFEQCSTTSDDYYISDYVSMMDELVDTPKDAELLVKYDIVKNDLGGGDHQLSSLINSLSTGILYDSGNFYYGDLCENLNKFHRTKWHHSLAILRRDYFNTPWAIISFVAAVVVIIFTAVQAVCSIISLK
- the LOC112172002 gene encoding subtilisin-like protease SBT1.6, translating into MATFLSISLIFIFFFISQIESEPLDQTVKTFIFRIDRFSKPSIFQSHYHWYTSEFADPPQILHVYDTVFHGFSATLSPDQVASLSQHPAVLHVFEDRRRQLHTTRSPQFLGLRNQKGLWSESDYGSDVIVGVFDTGVWPERRSFSDRNLGPVPKRWRGVCETGVKFTARNCNKKVIGARFFIKGHEAAANAGGPITAINGSVEFRSPRDADGHGTHTASTAAGRYAFEASMSGYASGIAKGVAPKSRLAVYKVCWKDSGCFDSDILAAFDAAVNDGVDVISISIGGGDGISSPYYLDPIAIGSFGAVSHGVFVSASAGNDGPNGMSVTNLAPWLTTVGAGTIDRNFPAVVVLGDGRRLSGVSLYAGAPLKGKMYPLVYPGKSGMLSTSLCMENSLDPRQVRGKIVICDRGNNPRVAKGMVVKKAGGVGMILANGISNGEGLVGDAHLLPTAAVGADEGDAVKAYVSSTKTPSATIDFQGTVIGIKPAPVVASFSGRGPNGLNPEILKPDLIAPGVNILAAWTDAVGPTGLDADNRKTEFNILSGTSMAAPHVSGAAALLKSAHPDWSPAVIRSAMMTTAGITNNQNKTMTDEATGNPSTPYDLGAGHLNLDRAMDPGLVYDITGEDYVRFLCSVGYGPRVIQVITRSPPKCPGKKTSPGNLNYPSIAALFPTSSAGPSSKTFIRTVTNVGQPNAVYRPMIEAPKGVKVTVKPSKLVFTEAVKKRSYLVTVAVDRSNIVLGESGGVFGALYWSDGKQHVVRSPIVVTQMDPL